In Thermosphaera sp., the sequence TACATTCTAGCTCTAGTCTCATCCCTCCTGGAGAGCGAGTCAACTATCATTTCGAAGAGTTCTCTATCCCTCTCAGCTAACTTTTCAATGTAACCGTTGATTCTCCCTATCGCTGTCTTAACCCTGTACTGAGCCACTATGGCCTTCTTCTCAACGGGCTCTCTGTCGTTAGTGAACAGTTTTCTCAGCTTGTCTCCAATGGTTTCCTCACGCCTGATTCCAGCCCAACTCATATGTTCCACCAAGATTGAAGTCCAGAACTCTTATCGCAATTGAAATGTTTTTAAAGAATAGGGCTTATCGCAGATGAATATTAATAATTGATGCAACCGATAAATGGTTGAGGAGGTAAGTTGAGAATGAGCTCTAAGAATCAGCTTGATGCTTATATAGTCTGCGAGAGAGAGTGCTCCCTTCGATACATTGAAGCCTTAGCCATGATTGGATTGCTGGAAAAAGCGGGTATCCTCGAATGTGAAAAGCCAAGGTTTAAGAGGATAAGTGGAGTAACGATCACGGGAAAAAGAGTTGAATCCAAATGCTTCTTTGACGAGGAGGTTGAACAATCTTTGAGAATCATAAACATTTATATAGGATTTGCACGTAGACACGAGGCTTCGAAACAATTAACAATTGCCGAGACCACGAAAGAGTTGGGCGAAGCATAATAAGGTAGAAGGAGTAGAGGATTAATAAGGGAATGATGAATGGTATTACCGGGGAGCCTAAGCGATGAACGGGGCCCAGAACTGACTTCTGGGTGGGGGTCCATGGAAGGGGGTTGGATTCTAGTTTTAATCACTACGAGTAATTATGAGGAAGCATCGAAGATAGCGAGGACTCTTGTCGAGTCGAAGCTTGCGGCATGCGTGAATATCGTTAGAGAAGTTTCAAGCATCTATTGGTGGGAGGGGAAGATAGAACAAAGCGGTGAATCCCTCTTATTAGTTAAAACTACTATTGAGAGATTAGAAAACCTTGTAAGAAAGGTTAAAGAAGAACATTCCTATTCTGTCCCTGAGATAATTGCTGTTCCAATAATCGGCGGGAACAAAGACTATCTCAGCTGGATCCGCGCCTCAACGAGTTGAAGTCTTTGGAAGAGACTCTAACCAGGGTTACTCAGCCTCTTGGGGCGCAGGGAGCAGGTGAGAACTTCTTAAGGCTGGATGATTTCGTGGTAGTGGCCTTATTAATCATCATAGCGGTTTTTCTGGCTTTGTATATTTCAGAGCTTAAGACGAAAGAATTCTCCACCCCTTCAAGAAGCAATTAACCCTCTAAGGCTCAGCGACCTCTCAGCGTTTATCAACGCTTTAACAGGAGTATCGCCTTCTCCCACCCCGATTTTGACTTCGAAATCATATCCTTTCAAGTCCTGGATTCTCAAAGGGTCCAGTAGGATTATCGAGCGCGAGTAGCCGCATTCGAGGAAAATACCACCTAACTTATAGGATAGCTTAGATATTTCTCCGCAGTACTTTTTACTGATGAAAACGCTGGAAGCGATATCACTTTGAGATAGCTCGTGACTGTAGTCGAGTATTCCAATAACGTATTTATCGAGAGGCCCATCTATGTATGTAAA encodes:
- the cutA gene encoding divalent-cation tolerance protein CutA; its protein translation is MEGGWILVLITTSNYEEASKIARTLVESKLAACVNIVREVSSIYWWEGKIEQSGESLLLVKTTIERLENLVRKVKEEHSYSVPEIIAVPIIGGNKDYLSWIRASTS